A part of Solea solea chromosome 8, fSolSol10.1, whole genome shotgun sequence genomic DNA contains:
- the LOC131464666 gene encoding UDP-glucuronosyltransferase 2C1-like, protein MKLQQDLSVCVLLALCLTWSVNGGKILVWHTEASHWINIKPVLDTLVDRGHQVTVLIPSASLFMDSKSSSFHYEPFNVSVSMEEMEKYLDDYMYFSMYEIDQMNYLQMYIKYMDLMRQELKYSLKYLDGIIKSQPIMKKLKEEKYDLLLADPIYAGSELLADILGTPLVFTLRFSLVNNWERHCGQLPAPPSFVPGDMSKLTDKMDFSERVWNTLFYLINDLAIYDVNWKELDKYYSEFKGTPTSACELMGKADIWLMRTYWDFNFPHPILPNFKYVGGIHCKPAKPLPEYMEEFVQSSGDAGIVIFTLGSMIKNITKEKGNMIASALAQIPQKVLWRFKGEKPETLGANTRIYDWIPQNDLLGHPKARAFITHGGTNGIYEAIYHGVPMVGIPMFADQPTNMVHMKTKGAALTVDLNFMKTEDLRDAVNTVINDESYKESAMRLSRIHHDRPISPRDEAIYWIEFTMRNKGAAHLRVQAHELTWYQYHSLDVLAFLLTIVLLTTLLFIKACSFCLGKCCGRKGKTKTE, encoded by the exons ATGAAGCTTCAACAGGACCTTTCCGTTTGTGTGCTGCTCGCTCTTTGTTTGACATGGAGTGTAAATGGGGGTAAAATTTTAGTGTGGCACACGGAGGCCAGCCACTGGATTAACATTAAGCCTGTGCTGGACACACTAGTCGACAGAGGACACCAGGTGACGGTCCTCATACCAAGTGCATCATTGTTCATGGACAGCAAGTCTTCAAGTTTTCATTACGAACCCTTCAACGTGTCAGTCTCaatggaggagatggagaaataTCTTGATGACTACATGTACTTTTCCATGTATGAAATAGATCAAATGAACTACTTGCAGATGTACATCAAATACATGGATTTGATGAGGCAAGAACTGAAGTATTCCTTGAAGTATTTGGATGGAATTATTAAATCACAACCCATCATGAAGAAGCTGAAGGAAGAAAAGTATGACCTTCTTTTGGCTGACCCCATTTATGCCGGCAGTGAATTATTAGCAGATATTTTGGGCACCCCTTTGGTTTTTACTTTGCGCTTTTCCTTGGTCAATAACTGGGAGAGGCACTGTGGCCAGTTACCCGCTCCACCTTCTTTTGTCCCCGGTGATATGAGCAAACTAACCGACAAGATGGATTTCTCAGAGAGAGTGTGGAACACTTTATTCTATTTAATTAATGACCTGGCGATATATGATGTTAATTGGAAAGAATTAGATAAATATTACTCCGAATTCAAAG GGACACCCACCAGTGCCTGTGAGTTGATGGGTAAAGCAGACATCTGGTTGATGCGAACCTACTGGGACTTTAATTTCCCTCATCCCATCCTCCCTAACTTCAAATATGTTGGTGGAATCCACTGCAAACCTGCTAAACCTTTGCCAGAG TACATGGAAGAATTTGTGCAGAGTTCAGGAGACGCTGGCATCGTGATCTTCACTTTGGGATCTATGATCAAGAACATCACCAAAGAGAAAGGAAACATGATTGCCTCGGCCCTTGCTCAGATCCCACAAAAG GTGCTGTGGAGATTCAAAGGAGAAAAACCAGAGACTCTGGGTGCCAACACTAGAATATATGACTGGATTCCTCAGAATGACCTGCTGG GTCACCCCAAGGCCAGAGCTTTCATCACTCATGGCGGCACAAATGGTATTTATGAGGCCATCTACCACGGTGTTCCCATGGTGGGCATCCCCATGTTTGCTGACCAGCCAACAAACATGGTCCATATGAAGACTAAGGGAGCTGCACTCACTGTGGACTTAAACTTCATGAAGACAGAGGACCTTAGAGATGCCGTCAATACTGTCATCAATGACGAATC GTACAAGGAGAGTGCCATGCGGCTGTCCAGGATCCACCATGACAGACCCATAAGTCCTCGGGATGAGGCAATATACTGGATCGAGTTCACCATGAGAAACAAGGGTGCCGCACATCTGCGAGTCCAAGCCCATGAGCTCACCTGGTACCAGTATCACAGCCTGGATGTCCTGGCCTTCCTCCTCACCATTGTTCTGCTCACCACACTCCTCTTCATCAAGGCCTGCAGTTTCTGCTTGGGGAAGTGCTGTGGCAgaaaaggaaagacaaaaacTGAGTAG
- the LOC131464552 gene encoding UDP-glucuronosyltransferase 2C1-like has translation MKLQQDLCVCVLLALCLTWSVNGGKILVWHTEASHWINIKPVLDTLVDRGHQVTVLIPSASLFMDSKSSSFHYEPFNVSVSMEEMEKYLDKILYFSMYEMDQMNYLQLYIKSMYMMRHDMQYTLKYLDGIMKSEPIIKKLKEEKYDLLLADPIFPGSELLADILGTPLVFTLRFSLVNNWERHCGQLPAPPSFVPGDMSKLTDKMDFSERVWNTLFYLINDLVLYDVSWKELDKYYSEVKGTPTSACELMGKADIWLMRTYWDFNFPHPILPNFKYVGGIHCKPAKPLPEYMEEFVQSSGDAGIVIFTLGSMIKNITKEKGNMIASALAQIPQKVLWRYKGEKPETLGANTRIYDWIPQNDLLGHPKARAFITHGGTNGIYEAIYHGVPMVGIPMFADQPTNMVHMKAKGAALTVDLNFMKTEDLRDAVNTVINDESYKESAMRLSRIHHDRPISPRDEAIYWIEFTMRNKGAAHLRVQAHELTWYQYHSLDVLAFLLTIVLLTTLLFIKACSFCLGKCCGRKGKTKTE, from the exons ATGAAGCTGCAACAGGACCTTTGCGTTTGTGTGCTGCTCGCTCTTTGTTTGACATGGAGTGTAAATGGGGGTAAAATTTTAGTGTGGCACACGGAGGCCAGCCACTGGATTAACATTAAGCCTGTGCTGGACACACTAGTCGACAGAGGACACCAGGTGACGGTCCTCATACCAAGTGCATCATTGTTCATGGACAGCAAGTCTTCAAGTTTTCATTACGAACCCTTCAACGTGTCAGTCTCcatggaggagatggagaaataTCTTGACAAAATCCTATACTTTTCCATGTATGAAATGGATCAAATGAATTACTTGCAGTTGTACATCAAATCCATGTATATGATGAGGCATGATATGCAGTATACCTTGAAGTATTTGGATGGAATTATGAAATCAGAACCCATTATAAAGAAGCTGAAGGAAGAAAAGTATGACCTTCTTTTGGCTGACCCCATTTTCCCCGGCAGTGAGTTATTAGCAGATATTTTGGGCACCCCTTTGGTTTTTACTTTGCGCTTTTCCTTGGTCAATAACTGGGAGAGGCACTGTGGCCAGTTACCCGCTCCACCTTCTTTTGTCCCCGGTGATATGAGCAAACTAACCGACAAGATGGATTTCTCAGAGAGAGTGTGGAACACTTTATTCTATTTAATTAATGACCTGGTGTTATATGATGTTTCTTGGAAAGAATTAGATAAATATTACTCCGAAGTCAAAG GGACACCCACCAGTGCCTGTGAGTTGATGGGTAAAGCAGACATCTGGTTGATGCGAACCTACTGGGACTTTAATTTCCCTCATCCCATCCTCCCTAACTTCAAATATGTTGGTGGAATCCATTGCAAACCTGCTAAACCTTTGCCAGAG TACATGGAAGAATTTGTGCAGAGTTCAGGAGACGCTGGCATCGTGATCTTCACTTTGGGATCTATGATCAAGAACATCACCAAAGAGAAAGGAAACATGATTGCCTCAGCCCTTGCTCAGATCCCACAAAAG GTGCTGTGGAGATACAAAGGAGAAAAACCAGAGACTCTGGGTGCCAACACTAGAATATATGACTGGATTCCCCAGAATGACCTGCTTG GTCACCCCAAGGCCAGAGCTTTCATTACTCATGGCGGCACAAATGGTATTTATGAGGCCATCTACCACGGTGTTCCCATGGTGGGCATCCCCATGTTTGCTGACCAGCCAACAAACATGGTCCATATGAAGGCTAAGGGAGCTGCACTCACTGTGGACTTAAACTTCATGAAGACAGAGGACCTTAGAGATGCCGTCAATACTGTCATCAATGATGAATC GTACAAGGAGAGTGCCATGCGGCTGTCCAGGATCCACCATGACAGACCCATAAGTCCTCGGGATGAGGCAATATACTGGATCGAGTTCACCATGAGAAACAAGGGTGCCGCACATCTGCGAGTCCAAGCCCATGAGCTCACCTGGTACCAGTATCACAGCCTGGATGTCCTGGCCTTCCTCCTCACCATTGTTCTGCTCACCACACTCCTCTTCATCAAGGCCTGCAGTTTCTGCTTGGGGAAGTGCTGTGGCAgaaaaggaaagacaaaaacTGAGTAG